A stretch of DNA from Populus trichocarpa isolate Nisqually-1 unplaced genomic scaffold, P.trichocarpa_v4.1 scaffold_509, whole genome shotgun sequence:
ATTTGCCGCGTATAAAaatcatacttttaaaaattaaacggtaaaaaaataatttcattggaGCTCTAAATACACTTAACTGTGGATAAGCTATTCAGTATCTTACTTAATTGTTGACTAAATTGGCGATTTTTGTAGGGGGGGCTATAAATGTTCCTGTAAGTAAGTAAAgcattatatatttaattttaggcTGGTCGTAaggaaagcaagaaaaaaaggagcTTTTCTAGTGATTAAtttttactctatttttttagataacttgtttgtatttttcaaaaaaaaaatgatcatgtaTTTCTACTTCTAAAAATTGGATAGAAAACTTATTTTTGCTTATAAGTGTAGCAGCGTCAGAACTTGTCTCCTTTACTTGTAAGAGTAGCAAGATCAGACAGAACCTTTATGTGACTATTAAAGTGTTCAAGAGTCGCAATTATGCAACATTCAATTCATGTCTTGGTAGTAATTGATTGATAGTCAAAACTTATACAGACCTTGCAGTACTCCTGCAAGTTGCAGCACTCCTGCAAGTTGCAGCTAATGGTGATAACTGATTGTCGGTTTTTAACTTGATTCCAATAGAGATAGACACATGTGTGATGGCTCAACAAACACCAAACTGGAACCGGTGTGTGGAAGACCACTAGGCCTCAAATTCAACTCTGCAACTTGTGATCTCTACATTGCAGACGCGTACTATGGACTCTTAGTAGTAGGACCGGAAGGTGGAGTGGCTACACAACTTGCTGCTTCAGCTGAAGGAGTTCCCTTCAGATTCATGAATGCTTTGGATGTTGATTCCAGAACAGGAGTGGTTTATTTCACTGACAGTAGCATTTATTTCCAAAGAAGGTACTACTGTTTCCAgccttttctattctttcttcTATAGCTAGCTAATTTTTTCAGCAACTTAACTGTTTTTGGTATGGTACCCTACCCAGAAATTACTATTTTAGTTCTTTGATCATGCAGGGAGTATTTACTGGCAATCATAAGCGCTGATAAAACTGGAAGGTTAATGAAATATGATCCAAATAGCAAAAAAGTGACAGTGCTGCTCAAAGGCTTAGCATTTCCAAATGGAGTGGCTATAAGCAAGGACAATTCGTTTATTCTAGTTGCCGAATCATTTACAATGCGAATCTTAAAGTTTTACCTTGTGGGTTCTGAAATACATGGACAGGAAACTTTTATTCAACTGGGAAGATTCCCTGATAACATTAAGAGGACAGCTAATGGAGAATTTTGGGTTGCGCTAAATACTGGAAGAGGAAAGATTCGAAGATTGGATTCTACAAAACTACAACAAGAAACTTCTATTGACTGGTTTGTGGATGATCCTGTAGCAGTTAGACTGACTTCAGGTGGTAAAGTGGTTAATGTATTGGATGGAAATGGTGGCAATGCTCTCGATTCTGTGAGCGAAGTTGAAGAATATAGTGGCCTTTTGTGGCTAGGATCTTCCATGAAGCCTTATGTTGGTtacatcaagaacaaaaaataacttgagtgttacaaaaaaaatatactttgtgCTGCCAAAAATTTCCTCGTAGCAGCTATCTATTTGCAGCATTGTTGTAAGAAAATCTCAAATACGAAGTCAATTCCTGTATGGCATTTATAATAAACAGTTGTGTGCTGTGGAAAATATCAAGATAATCAAGGAGCTGCTCCTTATCTTTTCCTTCGttaatttctcttcttcttcctgtaCCAGCATTAAATTACTACTGCCAAACGAGATCTACTACAAAACCGACAATTTTCTGAATTTATGCAGTCAGTGGTGTCACAGGACATGGGATGTCGCATTCCTTAATTACTGTAAGAATTGAGTGCACCTGTCTCATGTACTTGAATTTATGGGTGCATTGAAGCACAGAATATGAAATTGCAGGTCCCTGTCTCTGCTGTAAATTATGATCATGATCTCTTcatctttttgaattttacataaatacaatttaatctATTTACCTACCAATTCAACGAAGTCTAACCCCCAAGCTGGATATCAAAACCGAATACATAAATAACAATTGGGAAACAATGCATGAAGTGGTGGGCTCGAAGAAAAACCGCCAAACAATACGAGGATGCTGTCCCAGCTACTTTATGGAAAAGCTATGTGCCCCCCAGGTGCAGAACATCTCCTATTCATTTCGGTTAGTTTGTTGTTAGTAGAGATTATCAACTATCAAGTGCTCCGATGACTTTCTCTAATGAAAAAGGTTTGAGTCGTGGCAGTTTTCTTTGTATACCGGCGCTACGCTACgagaatctaatttttttaaaaatgtaaaagactTTAAGGTCTTAGGAAATTTTTTACCGTTGTTATCAAACTTATAATACagttgttttgaatttcttttataaagataatttttttattaatgtattttttatttattttaactaatataataattttaactgaaatcatttttttttatttaaaaatatatattttataattgttaagaTAAGTCAgtagaaaatatcaaaataacatcttcaaattttgtgtgattgaaagctaaaaaatattataaacattataaaattatattcaaaatctatttaagcattttaataataaaaaatcaattttaatcaaatttttatgaataatttattatctgtattattattttcatatcatgtacataataattgaaaaaaatattaataattcaaataataagcttataataatatttaaaaaccatgtcaaaaataaaaagggaatgaatttaataaaaaaaaattggagtagAAATAcagagaaagaaggaaaaaataagaaaaaaaactttagtaaTGAGTTAGGACACCAAACTCATTGTAATAGGCCAGACTCTCATGCttgacttttatttaattttattaaaaaaatagatgaatgtTGTGTGtcacattttataaaatatgtgtGTCTTCCAACGCTAAAACTTGTGAACTCTAACATGACACTTACACTAATTAACTGAGTTACGACTCAAATTTGctctaaaacaattaaaaatatatatattaaaatgttttatttttatataaatagcaAAGAATCATGAAAAAACCTAGTTATTTTAGTTgtctaaataatataaaa
This window harbors:
- the LOC127904862 gene encoding protein STRICTOSIDINE SYNTHASE-LIKE 10-like, with the translated sequence MNTLFSSKILFPCFLFFFVSLDCISCTDKMLYQDGLENYFQLALPAVVGPESIAFDCNGKGPYVSVSDGRILKWQGAKLGWIEFSVSSPQRDRHMCDGSTNTKLEPVCGRPLGLKFNSATCDLYIADAYYGLLVVGPEGGVATQLAASAEGVPFRFMNALDVDSRTGVVYFTDSSIYFQRREYLLAIISADKTGRLMKYDPNSKKVTVLLKGLAFPNGVAISKDNSFILVAESFTMRILKFYLVGSEIHGQETFIQLGRFPDNIKRTANGEFWVALNTGRGKIRRLDSTKLQQETSIDWFVDDPVAVRLTSGGKVVNVLDGNGGNALDSVSEVEEYSGLLWLGSSMKPYVGYIKNKK